In one Bacillus sp. Marseille-P3661 genomic region, the following are encoded:
- the fliH gene encoding flagellar assembly protein FliH, which produces MSRVIKANFTQGDAENKRIITLKPLAFQQNDMLEHNNEFDDHLEKPKMDIKEVEMEAARIVAEAEQKASTIIQQAQEKYNEMLHQIELERQSWDVEKEHWIEQAKQEGFAQGFEIGKQDGYSEYKGAIAEAQQTVLVAKDDYQKNIELSEMTILHLGLKTAEKIMGFTLDLNPDAFLNLVKRVIKEVKEHQNIQIHVHPAYYDLVVSQKAEIRALFTNPLTELYIYPDDELGQTSCIIESSFGRIDASIDNQLNEMKIKLLQLLEEDGDDESR; this is translated from the coding sequence TTGTCTAGGGTTATCAAAGCAAACTTCACGCAAGGTGATGCTGAAAACAAAAGAATCATTACTCTAAAACCGTTGGCATTCCAGCAGAATGATATGTTAGAACATAATAATGAATTCGATGATCACCTTGAGAAACCTAAAATGGATATTAAGGAAGTTGAGATGGAAGCTGCAAGAATAGTTGCTGAAGCAGAACAAAAGGCTTCAACTATTATTCAGCAAGCGCAGGAAAAATATAATGAAATGCTACATCAAATTGAGCTCGAGAGACAATCGTGGGACGTTGAAAAAGAACACTGGATTGAACAAGCGAAGCAAGAAGGATTTGCACAAGGTTTTGAAATTGGAAAACAGGACGGATATAGCGAATACAAAGGGGCAATTGCAGAGGCGCAGCAAACGGTGTTGGTCGCAAAAGATGATTATCAAAAAAATATTGAACTATCGGAAATGACCATACTTCACCTAGGCTTAAAAACGGCTGAAAAGATTATGGGCTTTACACTTGATCTTAACCCGGATGCCTTCTTAAATTTAGTAAAACGCGTTATTAAGGAAGTAAAAGAGCACCAAAATATTCAGATACATGTCCATCCAGCTTACTATGATTTAGTAGTTTCACAGAAAGCTGAGATACGAGCATTATTTACAAATCCGTTAACAGAACTTTATATTTATCCAGACGATGAGCTTGGACAGACTAGCTGTATTATTGAATCATCTTTTGGAAGAATAGATGCAAGCATTGATAATCAGTTGAATGAGATGAAAATAAAATTGCTCCAGCTTTTAGAGGAGGATGGGGATGATGAAAG
- the fliG gene encoding flagellar motor switch protein FliG — translation MPKNSDELSGRQKAAILLISLGPEVSAQVYKHLSEEEIEKLTLEISSVKKVENKQKEDILEQFHQIALAQEYISQGGIGYAKTVLEKALGSEQAASIINRLTSSLQVKPFDFARKADPSQILNFIQNEHPQTIALILSYLDPEKAGQILSELPQELQADIARRIALMDSTSPEVINEVEQILERKLSATVTQDYTQTGGIEAVVEVLNGVDRSTERTILDALEIQDPELAEEIKKRMFVFEDIVTLDNRAIQRVIRDCENEDLMLALKVASEEVKDIVFKNMSKRMADTFKEEMEFMGPVRLRDVEESQTRIVATIRRLEEAGEIVVARGGGDDIIV, via the coding sequence ATGCCAAAAAATTCAGATGAATTATCCGGCAGACAAAAAGCTGCAATACTGCTTATTTCTCTTGGACCGGAAGTTTCTGCACAAGTGTACAAGCATTTGTCAGAGGAAGAGATAGAGAAGCTGACATTAGAGATATCGAGTGTTAAGAAGGTTGAAAATAAACAAAAAGAAGATATTCTCGAACAATTTCATCAAATAGCGTTAGCTCAGGAATACATCTCGCAAGGTGGAATTGGTTACGCTAAAACTGTATTGGAAAAAGCATTAGGTTCGGAACAGGCTGCATCGATTATTAATCGGTTAACTTCTTCATTACAGGTTAAACCATTTGACTTTGCAAGAAAAGCCGATCCTAGCCAAATTCTAAACTTTATCCAAAATGAACATCCACAGACGATTGCATTAATTTTATCTTATCTTGATCCAGAAAAGGCAGGACAAATACTCTCAGAATTACCACAAGAGTTACAAGCCGACATAGCAAGAAGGATTGCTTTAATGGATAGTACCTCACCAGAGGTTATTAATGAAGTTGAACAAATCCTCGAGCGGAAATTATCTGCAACAGTGACACAAGATTATACCCAAACTGGTGGTATTGAGGCTGTAGTGGAAGTATTAAATGGAGTCGATCGAAGTACTGAACGAACAATTCTAGATGCACTTGAAATTCAAGATCCAGAACTTGCAGAAGAAATTAAAAAGAGAATGTTTGTATTTGAAGATATTGTTACTCTTGATAATCGCGCTATCCAACGTGTAATCCGTGATTGCGAAAATGAAGATTTAATGCTAGCTTTGAAGGTTGCAAGTGAAGAAGTTAAGGATATTGTGTTTAAAAATATGTCAAAACGTATGGCTGATACATTTAAAGAAGAAATGGAATTTATGGGTCCTGTTCGTCTACGTGATGTAGAGGAGTCTCAAACACGTATTGTAGCAACGATTAGGAGATTAGAGGAAGCCGGTGAAATAGTCGTTGCTCGTGGTGGAGGAGATGATATTATTGTCTAG
- the fliF gene encoding flagellar basal-body MS-ring/collar protein FliF translates to MNEKIDNYKNKVIDFWKARTKTQKTIMIASTLSIIAIIVLVSIFASKPNLVPLYSNLSPQETGQIKATLDSRGITSEITSGGTSILVPEALVDSLKVDLAAEGIPNSGEIYFSSFGEGGFGITQEEFEMRKNAAVQSELKRLIKRFEGVDDAEVMISLPQQSVFIGEEQGTASASIVIHQTPGYQFKDEQIEGLYHLVSKSVANLPIENIVITNQYFEHLDKNNLFASSQENADVNFSDQYQIQKKIEQDIQRQVQQMLGLMMGREKVVATVTARIDSSKVNSVRDIIEPVDEENMKGIAISAEKITESFVGNGETVGGPVGTGETDTPGYVEQNGNNGEYENIEERINYDVSRIKETVVGSPYKVEDLGIQVAIDSTDLDEQTMQSLTPEIENMLNGIIRTTISDKNADLNGRINVTWQEFAGMPSTTPQLTMMDTLRNNLALIITGLLVLLAIVIGIIMFIRRRNRKQDELTEDIIDTMPKSFDIPDVNQELETETVARRKQLEKMAKEKPDEFAKLLRSWLAED, encoded by the coding sequence ATGAACGAGAAGATAGATAATTATAAAAATAAAGTAATAGATTTTTGGAAGGCAAGAACGAAAACGCAGAAAACAATCATGATTGCATCAACCCTTTCGATTATTGCTATAATTGTTCTCGTTTCAATTTTTGCTTCAAAACCGAATCTCGTTCCACTATACAGCAATCTATCCCCTCAAGAGACAGGACAAATAAAAGCGACGCTAGATTCAAGAGGGATCACATCTGAAATCACAAGTGGGGGGACTTCGATATTAGTTCCTGAAGCTCTAGTCGATTCTTTAAAAGTAGATTTAGCAGCAGAAGGAATTCCAAATAGTGGTGAAATTTATTTTTCCTCTTTCGGAGAAGGCGGTTTCGGTATTACCCAAGAAGAGTTTGAAATGAGAAAAAATGCTGCAGTTCAAAGTGAATTGAAAAGGCTAATTAAAAGATTTGAAGGAGTAGATGATGCAGAGGTAATGATATCTTTACCTCAACAAAGTGTTTTTATTGGAGAAGAACAAGGCACTGCTTCAGCATCAATTGTAATCCATCAAACACCAGGGTACCAATTTAAAGACGAACAGATAGAAGGTCTTTATCATCTAGTTTCCAAAAGTGTTGCAAACTTACCTATAGAGAATATCGTCATTACGAATCAATATTTTGAGCATCTAGATAAAAATAATTTATTTGCGTCAAGTCAGGAGAACGCTGACGTTAATTTTTCTGATCAATATCAAATTCAAAAGAAAATAGAACAAGACATCCAACGTCAGGTACAGCAAATGTTAGGTTTGATGATGGGGAGAGAGAAGGTAGTAGCAACTGTTACTGCTCGTATTGATTCATCCAAGGTCAATAGTGTGAGAGATATTATTGAACCTGTCGATGAAGAAAATATGAAGGGCATTGCAATCAGCGCCGAAAAAATCACAGAATCATTTGTTGGTAATGGTGAGACCGTTGGTGGACCGGTCGGTACTGGTGAGACAGATACACCCGGTTATGTTGAGCAAAATGGAAATAATGGAGAATATGAAAACATCGAAGAAAGAATAAATTATGATGTCAGCAGGATAAAAGAGACAGTAGTTGGATCGCCGTATAAAGTAGAAGACCTTGGTATACAAGTAGCGATCGACAGTACCGATTTAGATGAACAAACAATGCAATCATTAACACCTGAAATAGAAAATATGTTAAACGGGATCATTAGAACTACAATTTCAGATAAAAATGCTGATTTAAATGGGAGAATTAATGTTACTTGGCAGGAATTTGCTGGTATGCCGTCAACGACGCCACAATTAACAATGATGGACACGCTCCGAAATAACCTTGCGTTAATTATTACAGGATTACTAGTGCTTTTAGCTATAGTTATTGGGATCATAATGTTTATTCGAAGACGTAATAGAAAGCAAGATGAATTAACTGAAGATATTATAGACACTATGCCTAAATCATTTGATATTCCTGATGTTAATCAAGAGTTAGAAACAGAAACTGTCGCACGAAGAAAGCAATTAGAAAAAATGGCGAAAGAAAAACCGGATGAGTTTGCTAAATTGTTACGTTCGTGGTTAGCAGAAGATTAG
- the fliE gene encoding flagellar hook-basal body complex protein FliE: MDRISMFNPVQNVNIVPKRANQKLTPAEAHNKFTHALNNAINDLNKTQIESDKTTEKFIKGEITDMHQVMIAAQKASVTRTAAIEVRNKVVEAYKEIMRMQI, encoded by the coding sequence ATGGATCGTATATCGATGTTTAACCCCGTTCAAAACGTTAATATAGTACCGAAACGAGCTAATCAAAAATTAACACCTGCTGAAGCGCACAACAAATTTACACACGCTTTAAATAATGCGATCAATGATCTGAATAAAACACAAATAGAATCAGATAAAACGACAGAAAAGTTTATAAAAGGTGAAATTACAGATATGCATCAAGTAATGATTGCTGCACAAAAAGCAAGTGTAACACGTACAGCGGCTATAGAAGTTAGAAATAAGGTCGTAGAGGCATATAAAGAGATAATGAGAATGCAAATCTAG
- the flgC gene encoding flagellar basal body rod protein FlgC, whose translation MRVFNSMNISASALTAQRFRMDVIASNMANAETTRATFVNGEWQPYRRKIVEFEPTENSFRTLLNKAVGESSPGHGVRVRKVTEDQTPLKMVYNPEHPDANNEGYVAMPNVDPLKEMVDLMSATRSYEANVTAFNATKGMLMKALEIGK comes from the coding sequence ATGCGTGTATTTAATAGTATGAACATTTCTGCCTCTGCATTAACAGCGCAACGATTTCGAATGGATGTAATCGCATCTAACATGGCAAATGCAGAAACAACAAGAGCTACTTTTGTGAATGGTGAATGGCAACCATATCGAAGGAAAATTGTTGAATTTGAACCGACAGAAAATTCATTCCGTACTTTATTAAACAAAGCAGTAGGAGAATCATCACCTGGTCATGGTGTTCGTGTTAGAAAAGTAACTGAAGACCAAACACCGTTGAAGATGGTGTACAATCCTGAACATCCTGACGCAAATAATGAAGGCTATGTTGCAATGCCTAACGTTGATCCTTTAAAAGAGATGGTGGACCTAATGAGCGCGACCAGATCTTATGAAGCAAATGTGACGGCTTTCAATGCAACAAAAGGAATGTTAATGAAAGCATTGGAAATTGGTAAATAA
- the flgB gene encoding flagellar basal body rod protein FlgB → MKLFSNSINLLENSLAYSATKQRVIANNIANVDTPNYKARTVSFKTELENATLKAHRLNEKHIDFTHSSSSFQIRSQVNTSYNHNGNNVDIDKEMAEMAQNQIYYNLIADRLNSKFNGLKEALKGANG, encoded by the coding sequence ATGAAACTATTTTCTAATTCGATAAATTTATTAGAGAATTCTTTAGCATATTCAGCAACAAAGCAAAGAGTCATTGCAAATAATATTGCGAATGTAGATACACCAAATTACAAAGCGAGAACTGTTAGTTTTAAAACAGAATTAGAAAATGCAACTTTGAAAGCACACCGTTTGAATGAAAAACATATCGATTTTACACATAGTAGTTCTTCATTTCAAATCCGTTCACAAGTTAACACTTCATATAATCATAATGGCAATAATGTTGATATTGATAAAGAAATGGCGGAAATGGCCCAAAATCAAATTTACTATAATTTAATTGCCGATCGACTTAATAGTAAATTTAATGGCCTAAAAGAAGCGTTGAAAGGGGCGAATGGCTAA
- the codY gene encoding GTP-sensing pleiotropic transcriptional regulator CodY yields MKLLDRTRKINAMLQRVGGKPVNFKEMAETLRDVISANIYVVSRRGKLLGFAIKQEIENERMKKMLGERQFPLEYTNNLFNVTETSPNLDIESEYTAFPVENKELFQSGLTTIVPINGGGERLGTLILARVQETFSDDDLILAEYGATVVGMEILREKAEEIEDEARSKAVVQMAISSLSYSELEAIEHIFEELDGNEGLLVASKIADRVGITRSVIVNALRKLESAGVIESRSLGMKGTYIKVLNDKFLVELSKLKTS; encoded by the coding sequence ATGAAATTACTAGATAGAACAAGAAAAATTAATGCAATGCTTCAACGAGTAGGTGGTAAGCCTGTAAATTTTAAAGAAATGGCAGAAACGTTACGTGATGTTATTTCGGCTAATATATATGTAGTTAGCCGTCGTGGTAAATTATTAGGTTTTGCTATCAAACAGGAAATAGAAAATGAGCGAATGAAAAAAATGTTAGGTGAACGACAATTTCCATTAGAATACACTAATAATCTTTTTAATGTAACGGAAACTTCACCTAATTTAGATATTGAAAGTGAGTATACTGCTTTCCCTGTTGAGAATAAGGAATTATTTCAATCTGGCTTAACAACAATAGTCCCTATCAATGGTGGTGGGGAGCGCCTTGGTACATTGATACTAGCAAGAGTCCAAGAAACGTTCTCTGATGATGATTTAATCTTAGCTGAATATGGTGCTACAGTTGTAGGTATGGAAATACTTCGTGAAAAAGCTGAAGAAATAGAGGATGAGGCAAGAAGTAAAGCCGTAGTACAAATGGCTATTAGTTCTTTATCTTACAGTGAGCTTGAAGCGATAGAGCATATTTTTGAAGAATTAGATGGAAATGAAGGATTACTTGTTGCGAGTAAGATCGCGGACCGTGTAGGAATTACCCGCTCTGTAATAGTTAACGCATTACGTAAATTAGAAAGCGCTGGTGTAATTGAATCTCGTTCATTAGGTATGAAGGGTACATATATTAAAGTACTTAACGATAAATTCCTAGTTGAACTTTCAAAGTTAAAAACTAGCTAA
- the hslU gene encoding HslU--HslV peptidase ATPase subunit produces MMSKELTPRQIVEKLDQYIVGQNKAKKAVAVALRNRYRRSQLDEKLREEITPKNILMIGPTGVGKTEIARRLAKLVGAPFIKIEATKFTEVGYVGRDVESMVRDLVETSVRLVKEEKMQSVRYKAEENANKRLVDLLVPSKQKQTQYKNPLEMLFGGQNQQPENDYQSDDHDIAQRRKQVGHQLALGELEDHLVTVEVEEQQQSMFDLLQGSGMEQMGMNMQDVFGSFMPKKKKKRKLTVREARKVLTQDEANKLIDMDEVTAEAVLKAEQMGIIFLDEIDKIAAKNQNSADVSREGVQRDILPIVEGSTVVTKYGSVKTDHILFIAAGAFHMAKPSDLIPELQGRFPIRVELTSLSVDDFVRILVEPSNALLKQYKALLETEGIKVEFSDDAIHKIAKIAFEVNQDTDNIGARRLHTILERLLEDLSFEAADITLEKVTITPEYVEEKLSTIARNKDLSQYIL; encoded by the coding sequence ATAATGAGTAAAGAGTTAACTCCACGACAAATAGTTGAAAAGTTAGATCAGTATATTGTAGGTCAAAATAAGGCCAAAAAGGCTGTTGCTGTTGCATTAAGAAACAGGTATCGACGTAGCCAGTTAGATGAGAAACTCCGAGAAGAAATCACGCCTAAGAATATACTTATGATCGGACCAACAGGTGTAGGTAAGACAGAAATAGCTAGACGTCTAGCGAAATTAGTTGGGGCTCCTTTCATAAAGATTGAAGCTACAAAGTTTACAGAAGTTGGCTATGTTGGTCGTGATGTTGAATCAATGGTTAGGGATTTAGTTGAAACTTCAGTACGACTTGTTAAAGAAGAGAAAATGCAAAGTGTTCGTTATAAAGCGGAGGAAAATGCAAATAAGCGCCTGGTAGATTTGCTTGTTCCTTCAAAACAGAAACAGACACAATATAAAAACCCATTAGAGATGTTATTTGGTGGACAAAATCAACAACCAGAAAACGATTATCAAAGTGATGATCATGACATAGCTCAAAGAAGAAAACAAGTTGGACATCAGCTAGCTCTTGGTGAGTTGGAAGATCATCTAGTAACAGTCGAGGTTGAGGAACAACAGCAATCAATGTTTGACTTGCTGCAAGGCTCTGGTATGGAGCAGATGGGGATGAATATGCAAGATGTTTTCGGTTCCTTCATGCCTAAAAAGAAAAAGAAAAGAAAATTGACAGTACGAGAAGCGAGAAAAGTGCTGACGCAGGATGAAGCAAATAAGTTAATAGATATGGACGAGGTTACTGCAGAGGCGGTTTTAAAAGCTGAACAAATGGGTATTATCTTTTTAGACGAAATAGACAAAATAGCTGCGAAAAATCAAAATTCAGCGGACGTCTCAAGAGAAGGCGTACAGCGTGATATTCTGCCTATTGTTGAAGGTTCAACTGTGGTAACGAAATATGGTTCGGTTAAAACTGATCATATTTTATTCATTGCTGCAGGAGCGTTCCACATGGCAAAGCCTTCTGATTTAATACCAGAACTACAAGGTAGATTCCCGATTAGAGTAGAACTTACTAGTTTGTCTGTAGACGACTTTGTTCGTATTCTAGTTGAGCCGAGCAACGCTTTATTAAAACAATATAAAGCATTACTTGAAACTGAAGGTATAAAAGTTGAATTTTCTGACGATGCTATTCATAAGATTGCGAAAATTGCATTTGAAGTTAACCAAGATACCGATAATATTGGAGCTAGAAGATTACACACAATTCTTGAACGTTTATTAGAAGACCTCTCATTTGAAGCGGCAGATATAACACTAGAAAAAGTAACGATTACTCCAGAATATGTAGAAGAAAAATTAAGTACAATTGCAAGAAATAAAGATTTAAGTCAATATATTTTATAA
- the hslV gene encoding ATP-dependent protease subunit HslV, translated as MSFHATTIFAIHHKGNCAMAGDGQVTLGNSVIMKHSARKVRKLYNGKVIAGFAGSVADAFTLFEKFEGRLDEYNGNLQRAAVELAKEWRSDKVLRRLEAMLIIMNEEHLLLVSGTGEVIEPDDGILAIGSGGNYALSAGRALKRYAGDAMSAKDIARSALEIAGEVCVFTNNNIIVEEL; from the coding sequence ATGTCGTTTCATGCCACCACGATTTTTGCAATCCATCACAAGGGTAATTGTGCAATGGCAGGTGATGGGCAGGTAACTTTAGGAAATTCAGTAATAATGAAACATTCAGCCCGTAAAGTTCGTAAATTATATAACGGCAAAGTAATTGCTGGATTTGCAGGATCTGTTGCGGATGCATTTACTTTATTCGAGAAATTTGAAGGTCGATTAGACGAATATAATGGGAATCTCCAGCGAGCGGCTGTGGAATTGGCAAAAGAATGGCGCAGCGATAAAGTACTTAGAAGATTAGAAGCTATGCTTATTATTATGAATGAAGAACATTTATTATTAGTTTCTGGTACGGGTGAGGTTATTGAACCAGATGATGGTATTTTAGCAATCGGCTCAGGTGGTAATTATGCGCTTTCTGCTGGAAGAGCTTTAAAACGCTATGCTGGTGATGCTATGTCAGCGAAGGATATCGCAAGGTCCGCATTGGAAATTGCCGGAGAGGTTTGTGTTTTTACAAATAACAATATCATCGTTGAAGAACTTTGA
- the trmFO gene encoding FADH(2)-oxidizing methylenetetrahydrofolate--tRNA-(uracil(54)-C(5))-methyltransferase TrmFO, with the protein MNQEHITIIGAGLAGSEAAWQAANRGAKVHLYEMRPVKQTPAHHTDKFAELVCSNSLRANTLTNAVGVLKEEMRKLNSIIIQCADECAVPAGGALAVDRHEFAEKVTDKIKNHPNIEVITEEMKEIPTGTTIISSGPLTSPALSGQIKELTGEDYFYFYDAAAPIIEKDSINMDKAYLKSRYDKGEAAYINCPMTEEEFNVFYEALTSGETVPLKEFEKEIFFEGCMPIEVMANRGKKTMLFGPLKPVGLEDPRTGKRPFAVVQLRQDDAAGTLYNIVGFQTHLKWGAQKEVIRLIPGLENAEIVRYGVMHRNTFINSPSLLRPTYQLKNREQLFFAGQMTGVEGYVESAASGLIAGINAVKVIHNQETVVFPIDTAMGSMAHYITTTNSKNFQPMNANFGLFPELPVKIKNKQERNEKHAERALTSIQNFVNNL; encoded by the coding sequence ATGAATCAAGAGCATATTACAATTATCGGTGCGGGATTAGCGGGAAGTGAGGCGGCTTGGCAAGCCGCCAACCGTGGAGCAAAGGTTCACCTATATGAAATGCGACCTGTAAAACAAACTCCAGCACATCACACAGATAAATTTGCAGAGTTAGTTTGTAGTAATTCTTTAAGAGCTAATACATTAACAAATGCTGTTGGTGTTTTAAAGGAAGAAATGAGAAAACTAAATTCGATTATTATTCAGTGTGCAGATGAATGCGCTGTTCCAGCAGGTGGTGCATTAGCTGTAGATCGTCATGAATTTGCTGAAAAGGTTACAGATAAAATCAAGAATCATCCTAATATCGAAGTAATAACTGAAGAAATGAAGGAAATACCAACTGGGACAACCATCATTTCTTCAGGCCCATTAACATCACCTGCCCTTTCAGGACAAATTAAAGAATTAACAGGTGAGGATTATTTCTATTTTTATGATGCCGCTGCACCAATTATCGAGAAAGATAGCATCAATATGGACAAGGCTTATCTGAAATCACGTTACGATAAAGGTGAGGCAGCTTATATAAATTGTCCGATGACTGAGGAAGAATTTAATGTTTTCTACGAAGCTTTAACGAGCGGTGAAACGGTTCCGTTAAAAGAGTTTGAAAAAGAGATCTTTTTTGAAGGGTGTATGCCAATCGAAGTAATGGCTAATCGTGGGAAAAAGACGATGCTTTTTGGACCGTTAAAGCCGGTGGGCTTAGAGGATCCTCGTACAGGTAAAAGACCTTTTGCTGTTGTACAACTACGTCAGGATGATGCAGCAGGAACATTGTATAATATAGTTGGCTTTCAAACGCATTTAAAATGGGGCGCTCAAAAAGAAGTAATTCGATTAATTCCTGGGTTAGAGAATGCCGAAATCGTCCGCTATGGTGTTATGCATCGAAATACGTTTATAAATTCTCCTAGCCTTCTAAGGCCCACATATCAATTGAAAAATCGTGAGCAACTGTTTTTCGCTGGACAAATGACTGGTGTTGAAGGGTATGTTGAATCTGCTGCATCAGGTTTGATCGCAGGAATAAATGCTGTTAAGGTTATTCATAATCAAGAAACAGTAGTTTTCCCAATAGATACAGCAATGGGTAGTATGGCACACTATATAACTACAACTAATTCAAAAAACTTTCAGCCTATGAATGCAAACTTTGGTCTTTTCCCAGAATTACCTGTAAAAATTAAAAATAAGCAAGAACGAAATGAAAAACATGCTGAACGCGCTTTAACCTCGATTCAGAATTTTGTGAATAATTTGTGA